One Fusarium musae strain F31 chromosome 6, whole genome shotgun sequence DNA segment encodes these proteins:
- a CDS encoding hypothetical protein (EggNog:ENOG41) — translation MSSNSIPGTNSVLGLCSIIQNNAVSSSELLETCFYKRTKYYYHAHDPRAEEFSPSVHRLFARCYKTQTPNLGILACLPQDLLEVIVLQLDIDSYRRFRQVSRRARYVSTAINIYQRVLRHAPDALNALRRTDLYGFISYSDIYIALTTTKCAFCGQFGDFLFLPTAKRCCFQCLRTSPETALVNEARISRREQWKGLYAEQGVALTNALESKDIRTFKTHNWDDPKKMSKTRGVLAKDLLAAYIKVDSTMAEPGQVLLKPGWLHYRLAASIIFPSLHLHMGKLQTGGE, via the exons ATGTCTTCCAACTCTATACCAGGAACCAACTCGGTGCTAGGCCTCTGTAGCATCATACAAAACAATGCAGTCAGTAGTAGCGAACTTCTTGAAACTTGCTTTTACAAACGAACCAAATACTACTATCACGCTCACGACCCCAGAGCCGAAGAGTTCTCCCCGTCAGTCCACAGGCTGTTCGCCAGGTGCTACAAAACTCAAACTCCAAACCTGGGTATTCTAGCATGCCTACCTCAAGACCTCCTCGAAGTTATCGTGTTACAGCTAGACATCGATTCGTACCGACGGTTTAGACAAGTTAGTCGGAGGGCGCGCTACGTCTCAACTGCTATCAACATCTACCAGCGTGTTCTGCGCCACGCCCCAGATGCACTTAACGCTTTGAGACGAACAGATCTTTACGGCTTTATCTCGTATTCCGATATTTACATCGCACTGACGACAACGAAATGTGCTTTCTGTGGACAGTTCGGCGATTTCTTATTCCTCCCGACTGCTAAACGCTGCTGCTTCCAGTGTCTTCGCACGTCACCAGAGACAGCTCTCGTCAACGAAGCACGTATCAGCAGGAGGGAACAGTGGAAGGGATTATACGCGGAGCAAGGTGTTGCCCTCACCAACGCCTTGGAGTCGAAGGATATACGTACTTTCAAGACGCACAACTGGGATGACCCTAAGAAAATGTCCAAGACCCGTGGTGTGTTAGCAAAGGACTTACTAGCCGCCTATATCAAAGTCGACAGCACCATGGCGGAACCTGGCCAAGTCCTGTTAAAGCCTGGCTGGTTGCACTACCGCCTCGCAGCAAGCATAATCTTCCCCAGCCTCCATCTTCACATGGGAAAGCTCCAGACGGGT GGCGAATAA
- a CDS encoding hypothetical protein (EggNog:ENOG41) has product MPEVEEYTICWICALSTELIAAKAFLDVLHDPVDNAAINDDNNYTLGSIGKHNVVIAVLPYGQYGLVNAAAALKDMTRTFSKMRAVLMVGIGGGVPGTEGIRLGDIVVGSVGRGSSGVIQYDYGRAVQGKGLDVTGHLNQPPMAFLTAMNALHATYDMEGHSIEDNIEKALKKYKRLAKKYKRPEASTDRLYEANFVHQGHDGISCSRSCGDGNLVHRDERDEDENNPAVHYGLIASGNSLMKDALLRDKLAAKHGILCFEMEAAGLMNHFPCVVIRGICDYSDTHKNDEWQAYAAMAAAAYTKDLLLQVAPSSVQREERIETHLRHRE; this is encoded by the coding sequence ATGCCCGAGGTTGAGGAATACACAATTTGTTGGATCTGCGCTCTGAGCACAGAGCTCATCGCAGCCAAAGCATTCCTCGACGTTCTCCACGATCCCGTTGATAACGCAGCGATCAATGACGACAACAACTATACACTCGGCAGCATTGGCAAGCACAATGTTGTCATTGCAGTCTTGCCGTACGGCCAATACGGTCTCGTCAATGCCGCAGCCGCCTTGAAAGATATGACGAGGACGTTTTCCAAGATGCGAGCTGTGCTCATGGTCGGTATCGGTGGCGGCGTCCCAGGCACTGAAGGTATTCGTCTGGGTGACATCGTTGTTGGTTCTGTAGGCCGAGGCAGCAGCGGCGTCATTCAGTACGACTACGGAAGGGCAGTTCAAGGCAAGGGATTGGATGTTACTGGTCACTTGAACCAGCCGCCAATGGCGTTCCTAACAGCTATGAATGCTTTGCACGCTACGTATGACATGGAAGGCCACAGCATTGAGGACAACATCGAAAAGGCACTCAAAAAATATAAGCGACTAgccaagaagtacaagaGGCCCGAAGCATCCACAGACCGATTGTACGAGGCAAATTTCGTCCATCAGGGACACGATGGTATAAGCTGCAGCCGGTCTTGCGGTGATGGCAATCTAGTGCATCGAGACGAACGAGACGAGGACGAAAACAATCCTGCTGTTCATTACGGCCTGATAGCATCGGGAAACTCCCTGATGAAGGACGCACTTCTACGTGATAAGCTGGCAGCCAAGCATGGTATCTTGTGCTTTGAAATGGAAGCTGCAGGGCTTATGAATCATTTCCCATGCGTGGTCATTAGAGGGATCTGTGACTATTCTGATACGCACAAGAACGACGAGTGGCAGGCGTACGCCGCCATGGCTGCCGCCGCCTATACTAAAGACTTACTGCTTCAGGTAGCTCCGAGCAGCGTACAGAGGGAGGAACGGATTGAAACTCATTTGAGGCACCGTGAGTAA
- a CDS encoding hypothetical protein (EggNog:ENOG41), producing the protein MDKPLQTGLLAGISAVSGFHSKKPTWADPETAGANVLPTSYCPEPWSRVEFPSAQKPVTASHICIGAWSWGDKSTWQWDEKELPHVMMAWKTLYEAGINFIDTSEAYGKGESERIIGELVEDIPRETIVIQTKYFSTPLKAETYLHPVDGPVKSLKASLQRMNLEYVDIYLVHGPIHPQSIRAIAEGMAQCVEQGLAHSIGVANYDVEDVQKINDELAKFNIPLATNQCEYSILRRYPELTGNIEKCKASGMIFQSYSSLAQGRLTGKYTKDKPPPKSRCFSSYRMEDLEPVLETLERVAERRRKSIAAVALNYNISKGVLPVVGIRNVEQAKCAIEALGWRLTDTEIVEIDKVSIVGDKTMFWQQG; encoded by the coding sequence ATGGACAAACCACTACAAACTGGCCTCTTAGCGGGAATATCTGCTGTCTCAGGCTTCCATTCTAAGAAGCCCACCTGGGCGGACCCAGAAACAGCCGGTGCCAACGTCTTACCGACATCATACTGCCCAGAACCCTGGTCTCGAGTGGAGTTCCCGAGCGCTCAAAAGCCCGTCACGGCTTCACATATCTGTATCGGTGCTTGGTCATGGGGCGACAAGTCGACATGGCAATGGGATGAAAAGGAACTACCCCACGTCATGATGGCTTGGAAGACGCTTTATGAGGCTGGCATCAATTTCATCGACACTTCTGAAGCATACGGCAAAGGAGAGAGCGAAAGGATAATCGGAGAACTAGTTGAGGATATTCCCCGCGAGACCATTGTCATACAGACCAAGTATTTCAGCACTCCTCTCAAGGCCGAAACCTACCTTCATCCTGTCGATGGACCCGTCAAGAGTCTCAAGGCCAGTCTTCAGCGGATGAACCTCGAATACGTCGACATTTACCTGGTCCATGGACCCATCCATCCTCAAAGCATCCGTGCCATTGCAGAGGGTATGGCTCAATGCGTCGAACAAGGCCTTGCACACTCAATTGGCGTCGCAAACTATGACGTCGAAGACGTTCAGAAGATTAACGATGAACTAGCAAAGTTCAATATTCCTCTCGCGACAAACCAATGCGAGTACAGCATTCTTCGTCGCTACCCCGAACTCACTGGAAACATCGAGAAGTGTAAGGCCAGCGGCATGATCTTCCAGTCGTACTCATCCCTGGCACAGGGCAGATTGACTGGCAAGTACACCAAGGATAAACCGCCGCCAAAATCGCGCTGCTTCAGCAGCTACAGGATGGAAGATCTGGAGCCTGTACTTGAGACTTTGGAAAGAGTTGCTGAGAGACGGCGCAAGAGCATCGCTGCTGTTGCGCTgaactataatataagcaAGGGAGTCTTGCCTGTTGTTGGAATCAGGAACGTTGAGCAGGCGAAGTGTGCTATAGAGGCGCTTGGATGGAGACTTACGGATActgagattgttgagattgacaaGGTGAGCATCGTTGGAGATAAGACTATGTTCTGGCAGCAGGGTTAG
- a CDS encoding hypothetical protein (EggNog:ENOG41) — MTDSRKQLSTEKVQGAQEFTPGSDSDAPVVAVLQEIPKRSWKSYIWDTFDKSPEERKFLFKLDAALMTLASLGYFIKYLDQVNINNAFVSGMKEDMNLFGNELNYMQTCWTVGYVIGEIPSNMLLTRIRPSIWIPACEVTWSVLTILLTKCTNATQLYVLRFFIGLAESTFYPGMQYIVGSWYRKDELAKRSCLFHAMGNVGSMVSGYLMAGSHNLDGVHGYHGWQWLFITNTVVSLPIAISGFFFLPDLPEITRAWYFTPEDIALAKKRMELEGRAQRSPYTKAKFKKIFTSWHIYTLVLLYILFNNGNGGNSQPAFPLWLKSQGYSIRDVNLYPTIVEVISVITTLIYAWTSDSLFRGARWPAIVFSGLVKIIAYVGLTVWKVPTPFTWVCFMLCGFGGGISGLTFAWAHEICSDDNEERALVTGAMNQMAYVFQAWLPLIIWQQVEAPAYPKGYPTMVGMAVGLIGIAFTIRALHKRQIRGHRHALVGEA, encoded by the exons ATGACAGACAGTCGCAAACAGCTCTCGACAGAGAAGGTCCAAGGTGCGCAAGAGTTTACTCCAGGCTCTGACTCAGATGCACCTGTTGTAGCTGTCCTGCAGGAAATCCCCAAAAGGAGCTGGAAGTCATATATATGGGATACCTTTGACAAATCACCTGAAGAGCGCAAGTTCTTGTTCAAGCTCGATGCTGCTCTTATGACTTTGGCATCGTTGGGATACTTCATCAAATATTTGGACCAG GTGAACATCAACAATGCCTTTGTCTCTGGTATGAAAGAGGATATGAACCTGTTCGGCAACGAGTTGAACTATATGCAAACATGCTGGACCGTCGGATATGTCATCGGTGAAATCCCAAG TAACATGTTATTGACGCGAATTCGGCCGAGTATATGGATCCCCGCCTGCGAAGTAACTTGGTCCGTCTTGACAATCCTCCTCACAAAATGCACAAATGCCACTCAACTCTACGTCCTTCGCTTCTTCATCGGTCTCGCAGAGAGTACCTTCTACCCTGGCATGCAATACATCGTCGGCTCATGGTATCGCAAAGACGAACTTGCCAAACGATCATGCTTGTTCCACGCCATGGGAAACGTTGGATCCATGGTATCAGGCTATCTCATGGCTGGTTCGCATAACCTCGACGGTGTACATGGCTACCACGGTTGGCAGTGGCTGTTCATCACCAATACAGTAGTGTCCCTTCCCATCGCCATatcaggcttcttcttcctacCAGATCTACCAGAGATAACCAGAGCTTGGTACTTTACTCCAGAGGACATTGCCCTAGCAAAGAAGCGTATGGAACTTGAAGGCCGAGCCCAACGATCGCCATACACGAAAGCAAAGTTTAAAAAGATCTTCACCAGCTGGCATATCTACACCCTAGTCCTTCTCTacatcctcttcaacaacggCAACGGCGGCAACTCACAGCCCGCATTTCCCCTCTGGCTCAAATCACAAGGCTACTCCATCCGCGACGTAAACCTCTACCCCACCATCGTCGAGGTAATCAGCGTCATAACAACGCTCATCTACGCCTGGACATCAGACAGTCTCTTCCGCGGCGCGCGCTGGCCCGCCATCGTATTTTCCGGGTTAGTAAAGATAATAGCCTACGTCGGCTTAACAGTCTGGAAAGTTCCCACGCCGTTTACGTGGGTATGTTTCATGCTCTGTGGTTTTGGCGGTGGGATCAGTGGTCTTACGTTTGCGTGGGCGCATGAGATTTGTAGTGATGATAATGAGGAGAGGGCGCTTGTTACGGGGGCGATGAATCAGATGGCGTATGTGTTTCAGGCGTGGTTGCCGTTGATTATTTGGCAGCAGGTTGAGGCGCCAGCTTATCCGAAGGGGTATCCTACTATGGTTGGGATGGCGGTTGGGTTGATCGGGATTGCGTTTACGATCAGGGCTTTGCATAAGAGGCAGATCAGAGGGCATAGGCATGCTTTGGTGGGTGAGGCGTAG
- a CDS encoding hypothetical protein (EggNog:ENOG41) — protein MTLNSLPTTLQETYSQVLRDLKITRRNYVIRILQFLAYSDFPVELEAAVDALAINLTAPPGSRFVMKERMPFPAEISSLCSTLFVAVSGTHARRQRYTFSVVDDGALVLQLAHSSVKEFILSCPSSEFDGLLTEPIARLTITELCLVYFLEMDWSLPDYEWFEVGWSSSDDELLRTYRLTEFAAENWIQDACCPYSRFLTFTQLSMDLFSNTLIFKRWRKFVATIFYSKQTRYMHFPEEQDQLFYASWSGDQSCVKRLIDSAAKGDSPVWNLGPALRFAADFGHLETTALLLQEGADVNVEVEGQMLLASAVEAGHIDVIALMIKQGADVNARRGSWRNAISTASKTGRLDIMDLLIEHGADVNGYPLHLASRHGHLRIAMYLVEHGANVNVEADDYSTLQVACEHGHMDVVRYLIEQGANVNAKGGLFGTALCAASYRGHFDIVMHLVERGADVNLNVGNTALYAACFSGYLDIVMYLVENGADVHAPRGTFEKALHAAIHYGWDGIVRFLLVKFLQDRRADRRHQQDDEASFSLTSPSTCHEDFLST, from the exons ATGACTCTTAATTCACTTCCAACCACCCTTCAAGAAACATATAGCCAAGTCTTACGAGACCTCAAAATTACTAGGAGAAACTATGTGATTCGAATCCTTCAGTTCCTAGCATATTCGGATTTCCCAGTGGAGCTTGAAGCGGCTGTCGATGCTCTCGCGATAAACCTGACAGCACCACCAGGTTCACGCTTCGTCATGAAAGAGCGTATGCCATTTCCAGCTGAAATCTCTTCACTTTGCTCTACACTATTTGTCGCAGTATCTGGCACACATGCACGGCGCCAGCGCTATACATTTTccgttgtcgatgatggGGCATTAGTACTCCAGTTAGCTCATTCATCTGTCAAGGAGTTCATATTATCTTGCCCAAGCTCCGAATTTGACGGTTTGCTCACCGAACCTATTGCAAGGTTGACAATCACCGAATTGTGTCTTGTCTACTTCCTGGAAATGGACTGGTCCCTGCCTGACTACGAATGGTTTGAGGTTGGTTGGTCCTCATCTGACGATGAGTTATTGAGGACATACCGCCTCACCGAATTCGCTGCAGAGAATTGGATTCAAGATGCCTGCTGCCCCTACTCAAGATTCCTTACTTTTACACAGTTATCAATGGATCTCTTCTCAAACACCCTCATTTTTAAACGTTGGAGGAAATTTGTTGCGACCATCTTTTATAGCAAACAAACTCGGTACATGCATTTCccagaagagcaagatcaaCTGTTTTATGCAAGCTGGTCTGGCGACCAAAGCTGCGTCAAGAGGTTGATAGATTCAGCGGCCAAGGGCGACAGCCCAGTCTGGAATCTTGGCCCTGCCCTTCGCTTCGCCGCCGATTTTGGCCATTTGGAGACCactgcccttcttcttcaggaaGGTGCTGATGTCAACGTCGAAGTTGAAGGACAAATGCTGCTTGCCAGTGCCGTCGAAGCTGGCCATATAGATGTCATTGCACTTATGATCAAGCAAGGCGCCGATGTCAACGCCCGACGAGGATCATGGAGAAATGCCATTTCAACTGCCAGTAAAACTGGCCGCCTTGATATCATGGACCTTCTGATTGAGCATGGTGCTGATGTCAACGGTTATCCCCTTCACCTTGCCTCCCGCCATGGCCACTTGAGAATTGCTATGTATCTAGTGGAGCATGGTGCTAATGTCAACGTGGAGGCAGATGATTATTCAACCCTTCAGGTTGCTTGTGAACATGGCCACATGGACGTTGTTAGGTATCTGATAGAACAAGGTGCTAATGTTAATGCCAAAGGAGGGCTGTTTGGCACGGCCCTCTGCGCTGCCTCCTACCGTGGCCATTTTGATATCGTTATGCACCTAGTGGAAAGGGGTGCTGATGTCAATCTCAACGTAGGCAATACTGCCCTTTACGCCGCCTGCTTCTCTGGCTATTTAGATATTGTTATGTATCTAGTAGAGAACGGTGCGGATGTACACGCTCCAAGGGGAACTTTTGAAAAAGCATTGCACGCTGCGATTCACTATGGATGGGACGGTATCGTCAGATTCCTTCTCGTCAAATTCCTTCAAGATCGTAGAGCCGATCGTAG ACACCAGCAAGATGACGAGGCTTCATTTTCCCTCACGTCGCCATCGACCTGCCACGAGGACTTCTTATCTACTTGA
- a CDS encoding hypothetical protein (EggNog:ENOG41), which translates to MDFDDPKNTKSYSDALKVDPNSIITTSIDVVPVTVERKPYQPGVDKPRLAHAGVARANLAATHERPEGTTENDWAQRHQDQTDHDGVIWPLDTFRGFYQLGYGIILSLISVLIIHGNFSYPTQSSLLPDPFFRIHIDNIHKDKHGSDTGTYDTEGRFIPQKFEDIFSKYAEGRDYLTIWDVINLIKGQRLIADPIGWGSAFFECE; encoded by the exons ATGGACTTCGACGATCCCAAAAACACAAAGTCTTACTCTGACGCGCTGAAGGTCGATCCTAATTCAATTATTACAACTTCAATTGATGTAGTTCCCGTGACTGTTGAGCGAAAACCATATCAACCGGGCGTTGACAAGCCTCGACTCGCTCATGCAG GAGTTGCGAGAGCCAATCTTGCCGCTACCCACGAGCGTCCCGAGGGAACGACAGAGAATGATTGGGCTCAGCGACACCAGGATCAAACG GACCATGATGGTGTGATCTGGCCACTTGACACCTTTAGAGGCTTCTACCAGCTAGGCTATGGAATCATCCTGTCTCTCATCTCGGTGCTCATTATCCACGGCAACTTCTCATATCCAACGCAGTCCTCGCTCCTCCCTGACCCGTTCTTCCGAATTCATATCGACAACATTCACAAGGATAAGCATGGTAGCGACACTGGGACTTATGACACTGAAGGGCGATTTATACCTCAGAAGTTCGAGGACATATTCTCCAAGTATGCGGAAGGTCGTGATTACTTGACGATATGGGACGTCATTAATTTGATAAAGGGTCAACGGCTGATCGCTGACCCTATCGGATGGGGCAGTGCCTTCTTCGAATGTGAGTAG
- a CDS encoding hypothetical protein (EggNog:ENOG41): MTPEEIQSYLRGLVAPLRNDIPTPLLHRPSEVGLEYEDVFFPSEDGIPLEAWYIPKPGSNKLIIVNHPLRCNRAGFPAHLEPWKAFLGGSMTGNDFELNFIPDLKILHDAGYNVLAYDMRNFGNSGQANGGISGTGHFESRDVVGSLNYVRSREDTKDMTVGLFSRCLGGIATFIAIHRRPEIFKHVRCLLVPEPLSYRPFVERALEMASLDDRFDEVNRLVKIQSSFDIDELSPIPIMESVRIPTFIYSVRNDILTKESDVQTMYDRIPVEDKRLHWVDGTVRMKGYTHFQENPQMFVDWLAQHMT; encoded by the coding sequence ATGACTCCTGAAGAAATCCAGAGCTACCTCCGAGGTCTCGTTGCCCCTCTACGTAATGACATACCCACGCCTCTCCTCCATCGACCCAGCGAGGTCGGGCTAGAGTATGAGGACGTCTTCTTCCCAAGCGAAGACGGCATTCCACTTGAGGCCTGGTATATCCCAAAACCTGGCTCAAACAAGCTTATTATCGTTAATCACCCACTTCGCTGCAACCGCGCCGGATTCCCCGCTCATCTCGAGCCTTGGAAAGCCTTCCTCGGCGGCTCCATGACTGGCAACGATTTCGAGCTTAATTTCATTCCCGACTTGAAGATATTGCACGACGCTGGCTACAATGTACTCGCTTATGATATGCGTAATTTCGGTAACAGCGGACAGGCCAACGGTGGCATTTCCGGCACTGGGCACTTCGAGTCCAGGGATGTGGTTGGCTCGTTGAACTATGTCCGCAGTCGAGAGGATACCAAAGACATGACTGTTGGCCTGTTCAGTCGTTGCCTTGGCGGTATAGCGACCTTTATCGCCATTCACCGTCGGCCAGAAATATTCAAGCACGTCCGCTGTTTACTCGTACCCGAACCGCTCTCCTATCGACCTTTTGTCGAAAGGGCCCTTGAGATGGCTAGTCTTGACGACCGCTTCGACGAGGTGAACAGATTGGTCAAGATTCAATCAAGTTTTGACATTGACGAGCTCTCTCCTATACCGATCATGGAGAGTGTCCGTATTCCAACCTTCATTTACTCTGTGCGCAACGATATTCTGACAAAGGAGAGCGATGTACAAACAATGTATGACAGAATCCCTGTTGAAGATAAGCGACTGCATTGGGTTGATGGGACAGTTCGGATGAAGGGTTACACGCATTTTCAAGAGAACCCTCAGATGTTTGTTGATTGGTTGGCTCAACACATGACATGA